In Scylla paramamosain isolate STU-SP2022 chromosome 29, ASM3559412v1, whole genome shotgun sequence, a genomic segment contains:
- the LOC135115318 gene encoding F-box only protein 43-like isoform X1, whose translation MLKWVAVQSVFIVDLWVENYKCWGVARGTMQMGMTQAPQQEGEGAIKPQPLSSHNDSGYSSVLTSPESLCEGSKQQVVGLTEGLPSLTPEVTRRSTRLTSTPHTSSCQDVFRLPLPKIEGITRVGRTRYSSTSDSPVATTTVSTLEMNELEVTCEANISQKPLRVKTRLLETLQKPGRTKATVSSRLPPSRTITRLRKPPTVFIRLLKEADYLARRVLRYLSGEDLLRLSHVNQQLRDLIVKDKVLNSRRTSYLNARRSDHDRVGKENVKLKRLTEGTSSAYRTLSPRKQLSAIQNLSNTSAPKSPEKVITLAERFMQVGKNLTKGEELQKCVKCKSPAVVHKSQHRATCSRKVCGYDYCTNCHLTFHRRPHDCPVLRPRTRQASGIFSLKCKRNLRRL comes from the exons ATGTTGAAATGGGTAGCGGTGCAGAGTGTTTTCATCGTTGATCTGTGGGTGGAGAATTACAAGTGCTGG GGTGTAGCGAGGGGCACCATGCAGATGGGGATGACCCAAGCTCCCCAGCAGGAGGGTGAGGGGGCCATCAAGCCACAGCCCCTATCCTCCCACAATGACTCAGGCTATAGCTCCGTGCTCACCTCCCCGGAGTCGCTTTGTGAGGGCAGCAAGCAGCAGGTGGTGGGGCTGACTGAGGGGTTGCCCAGCCTCACGCCAGAGGTGACCCGCAGATCCACCAG GCTCaccagcacaccacacaccagtaGCTGCCAGGATGTGTTCCGCCTGCCGCTGCCCAAGATTGAGGGCATCACCAGGGTGGGACGGACCAGGTACAGCTCCACATCAGACTCgcccgtcgccaccaccactgtatcGACCCTGGAGATGAACGAGCTGGAGGTGACCTGTGAGGCGAACATCAGCCAGAAACCACTGAGGGTCAAAACCAGGTTGTTGGAGACACTACAGAAGCCCGGCAGGACCAAAGCCACAGTGAGTTCTAGGCTGCCACCTTCAAGAACCATCACAAGACTCAGGAAGCCACCAACAGTCTTCATTCGACTACTGAAGGAGGCAGACTATCTTGCCAGGCGTGTCCTGAGGTACTTGAGCGGGGAGGACCTCTTGCGGCTGAGCCATGTCAACCAGCAGCTGCGTGACTTGATAGTGAAGGACAAGGTGCTGAACAGCAGGCGGACAAGTTACCTGAATGCCAGGAGGAGTGACCATGACCGTGTGGGGAAG GAAAACGTCAAGCTCAAGAGACTCACCGAGGGGACCAGCTCAGCATACCGCACGCTGTCCCCTCGCAAGCAGCTGTCGGCCATTCAGAACCTCAGCAACACCAGTGCCCCCAAGAGCCCGGAGAAGGTGATAACTCTGGCAGAACGCTTCATGCAG GTAGGCAAGAACTTAACAAAAGGGGAGGAGCTGCAGAAGTGTGTCAAATGCAAGTCCCCAGCAGTAGTTCACAAGTCACAGCACCGAGCCACATGCAGCAGGAAGGTGTGCGGCTATGACTACTGCACCAACTGTCACCTCACCTTCCACCGCCGTCCCCACGACTGCCCCGTGCTGAGGCCGCGCACTCGCCAAGCCTCGGGCATCTTCTCTCTCAAGTGTAAGAGGAACCTGAGGCGGTTGTGA
- the LOC135115318 gene encoding F-box only protein 43-like isoform X2, protein MQMGMTQAPQQEGEGAIKPQPLSSHNDSGYSSVLTSPESLCEGSKQQVVGLTEGLPSLTPEVTRRSTRLTSTPHTSSCQDVFRLPLPKIEGITRVGRTRYSSTSDSPVATTTVSTLEMNELEVTCEANISQKPLRVKTRLLETLQKPGRTKATVSSRLPPSRTITRLRKPPTVFIRLLKEADYLARRVLRYLSGEDLLRLSHVNQQLRDLIVKDKVLNSRRTSYLNARRSDHDRVGKENVKLKRLTEGTSSAYRTLSPRKQLSAIQNLSNTSAPKSPEKVITLAERFMQVGKNLTKGEELQKCVKCKSPAVVHKSQHRATCSRKVCGYDYCTNCHLTFHRRPHDCPVLRPRTRQASGIFSLKCKRNLRRL, encoded by the exons ATGCAGATGGGGATGACCCAAGCTCCCCAGCAGGAGGGTGAGGGGGCCATCAAGCCACAGCCCCTATCCTCCCACAATGACTCAGGCTATAGCTCCGTGCTCACCTCCCCGGAGTCGCTTTGTGAGGGCAGCAAGCAGCAGGTGGTGGGGCTGACTGAGGGGTTGCCCAGCCTCACGCCAGAGGTGACCCGCAGATCCACCAG GCTCaccagcacaccacacaccagtaGCTGCCAGGATGTGTTCCGCCTGCCGCTGCCCAAGATTGAGGGCATCACCAGGGTGGGACGGACCAGGTACAGCTCCACATCAGACTCgcccgtcgccaccaccactgtatcGACCCTGGAGATGAACGAGCTGGAGGTGACCTGTGAGGCGAACATCAGCCAGAAACCACTGAGGGTCAAAACCAGGTTGTTGGAGACACTACAGAAGCCCGGCAGGACCAAAGCCACAGTGAGTTCTAGGCTGCCACCTTCAAGAACCATCACAAGACTCAGGAAGCCACCAACAGTCTTCATTCGACTACTGAAGGAGGCAGACTATCTTGCCAGGCGTGTCCTGAGGTACTTGAGCGGGGAGGACCTCTTGCGGCTGAGCCATGTCAACCAGCAGCTGCGTGACTTGATAGTGAAGGACAAGGTGCTGAACAGCAGGCGGACAAGTTACCTGAATGCCAGGAGGAGTGACCATGACCGTGTGGGGAAG GAAAACGTCAAGCTCAAGAGACTCACCGAGGGGACCAGCTCAGCATACCGCACGCTGTCCCCTCGCAAGCAGCTGTCGGCCATTCAGAACCTCAGCAACACCAGTGCCCCCAAGAGCCCGGAGAAGGTGATAACTCTGGCAGAACGCTTCATGCAG GTAGGCAAGAACTTAACAAAAGGGGAGGAGCTGCAGAAGTGTGTCAAATGCAAGTCCCCAGCAGTAGTTCACAAGTCACAGCACCGAGCCACATGCAGCAGGAAGGTGTGCGGCTATGACTACTGCACCAACTGTCACCTCACCTTCCACCGCCGTCCCCACGACTGCCCCGTGCTGAGGCCGCGCACTCGCCAAGCCTCGGGCATCTTCTCTCTCAAGTGTAAGAGGAACCTGAGGCGGTTGTGA